One genomic window of Pungitius pungitius chromosome 11, fPunPun2.1, whole genome shotgun sequence includes the following:
- the ubr5 gene encoding E3 ubiquitin-protein ligase UBR5 isoform X13 — protein sequence MTSIHFVVHPLPGTEDQLNDRLREVSEKLNKYSYNSHPHLSLLEQATLKQCVVGPNHAGFLLEDGRVCRISFAVQPDRLELSKPDGGDVSKLSSGSGTGRSSRPGRTSDPPWFLSGSDTLGRLAGNTLGSRWSSGVNGGSGGGGSGGGAGGGGAGGGSSSGGGGSGGTGGGGGGGGTSGRSSTAARDSRRQTRVIRTGRDRGSGLLGSQPQPVIPASVIPEELITQAQVVLQGKSRSVIIRELQRTNLDVNLAVNNLLSRDDEDGDDGDDTASESYLPGEDLMSLLDADIHSAHPSVIIDADAMFSEEISYFGYPSFRRSSLSRLGSSRVLLLPLERDSELLRERESVLRLRERRWLDGATFDAERGSTSREGEPSLDKKNIPVQSPVSLGEELQWWPDKDGVKFVSIGAMFSELVAVSSKGELYQWKWSDPEPYRNAQSSSVHHPRVSFLGLANEKITLLSANSIRATVATETNKVATWVDDTLSTVASKLEHSAQAFPELQGERMVSLHCCALYTCAQLESSLYWWGVVPFSQRKKMLEKARAKNKKPKSSAGISSIPNITVGTQVCLRNNPLYHAGAVAFSVNAGIPKVGVLLESVWNMNDSCRFQLRSPESLKNMEKTTKTQEIKTETKPELVKTEMGPPPSPASTCSDTSSIASSASLPYKRRRSTPAPKEEEKVNEEQWPLREVVFVEDVKNVPVGKVLKVDGAYVAVKFPGTSSSMNNQTTAAPTDSDPSSLLQDCRLLRIDELQVVKTGGTPKVPDCFQRTPKKLCIPEKAEILAVNVDSKGVHAVLKTGNWVRYCIFDLATGKAEQENNFPTSNLAFLGQSERNVAIFTAGQESPIILRDGNGTIYPMAKDCMGGIRDPDWLDLPPINSLGMGVHSLANLPSNSTIKKKAAIIIMAVEKQTLMQHVLRCDYEACRLYLVNLEQAFLLDQGGQTLRALLDHRCDGNRNILHAAVSVCFPVSNKETKEEEEAERSERNTFAERLSAVEAIANAISVVSSNSSGNRTGSSSSRGLRLREMMRRSLRAAGLGRHESGPSSSDHQDPVSPPIAPPSWVPDPPPMDPDGDIDFILAPAVGSLTTASTGTSQGPSTSTIPGPSTEPSVVESKDRKANAHLILKLMCDSVVLRPHLRELLSAKDARGMTPFMLAVSGRAYPAAITVLEAAQKMSKVGDPGIAEKEDADTVFTEMICPLGTNPDDSPLYVLCCNDTCSFTWTGAEHINQDIFECRTCGLLESLCCCTECARVCHKGHDCKLKRTSPTAYCDCWEKCKCKTLIAGQKAARLDLLYRLLTTTNLVTTPNSRGEHILLFLVQTVARQSVEHCQYRPPRIREDRNRKATNAEDSDMPDHDLEPPRFAQLALERVLQDWNALKSMIMFGSQENKDPLSASSRIAHLLPEEQVYLNQQSGTIRLDCFTHCLIVKCAPDITFIDTLLGTLVKELQNKYTPGRREEAVTVTRRFLRSVARVFVILSVEMASSKKKNNFIPQPIGKCRRVFQALHPYAVEELCNVAESLIVPVRMGIARPTAPFTLASTSIDAVQGSEELFSVEPLPPRPSPDQSSSSSQTAASYIIRNPQPRRSSQSQPTRGRDEEQDDIVSADVEEVEVVEGVAGEEDHHDDQEEQGEENAEAEGQHDEHDEDGSDMELDLLAAAETESDSESNHSNQDNASGRRSVVTAATAGSEAGASSVPAFFSEDDSQSNDSSDSDSSSSQSDDVDQETFLLDEPLERTTTASHANSAAQAPRSMQWAVRNTPSQRATGSAPSSTSTPAASSTGLIYIDPTNLRRSSAISSSAAAAAAALEASNSSSYLTSASSLARAYSIVIRQISDLMSLIPKYNQQVYTQYPAAVKLTYQDAVNLQNYVEEKLIPTWNWMVSIMDSTEAQLRYGSALSSAGDPGHPSHPLHASQHSARRERITAREEASLRTLEGRRRAATLLTARQGMMSARGDFLNYALSLMRSHNDEHSDVLPVLDVCSLKHVAYVFQALIYWIKAMNQQTTLDTPQMDRKRNREILELGLDNEDSEHENDDDTNQSSTLQDKDEDPVPAETGQNHPFFRRSDSMTFLGCIPPNPFDVPLAEAIPLADQPHLLQPNARKEDLFGRPSQGLYSSSYMATKGLADSSMDRNCLEILPTKMSYSANLKNVMSMETGQRSTGNDSLAEQALEASKPGPSPHDLAAQLKSSLLAEIGLTESDGPPLSTFRPHCSFMGMMISHDMLLGRWRLSLELFGRVFMEDVGAEPGSILTELGGFEVKESKFRREMEKLRNLQSRDLALEVDRDRDQLIQQTMRQLNTHFGRRCATTPMAVHRVKVTFKDEPGEGSGVARSFYTAIALALLSNDKLPNLDCVQSVSKGMQASNLMQRLRNRDRERERRSGGLRAGSRRDRDRYSPLFYQKCFCCSRLRPMFVLHRDSRRQLSIDTRPFRPSSEGNPSDEPDPLPAHRQALGERLYPRVHAMQPAFASKITGMLLELSPAQLLLLLASEDSLRARVEEAMELLIAHGRENGADSILDLGLLEAPEKAQQENRKRHGSTRSVVDMELDDPDDGDDNAPLFYQPGKRGFYSPRPGKNTEARLNCFRNIGRILGLCLLQNELCPITLNRHVIKVLLGRKVNWHDFAFFDPVMYESLRQLIRHSQAGEADAVFAAMDLAFAIDLCKEEGAGQVELLSGGVNMPVTPLNVYEYVRKYAEHRMLVVAEQPLHAMRKGLLDVLPKNALEDLTAEDFRLLVNGCGEVNVQMLISFTSFNDESGENADKLLQFKRWFWSIVEKMSMTERQDLVYFWTSSPSLPASEEGFQPMPSITIRPPDDQHLPTANTCISRLYVPLYSSKQILKQKLLLAIKTKNFGFV from the exons GCTCCGCGAGGTCTCGGAGAAACTCAACAAGTACAGCTATAACAG TCATCCGCACCTTAGTCTGCTGGAGCAGGCCACCCTAAAACAGTGTGTTGTTGGTCCAAACCATGCCGGATTTCTCCTTGAG GATGGACGCGTGTGCAGAATCAGCTTCGCTGTCCAGCCCGACCGCCTGGAGCTCAGCAAACCGGATGGCGGcgatgt TTCAAAGTTGAGCAGTGGTTCAGGGACAGGAAGGAGCTCCAGGCCAGGCAGGACTAGTGATCCGCCCTGGTTCCTGTCTGGCTCTGACACACTGGGCAGACTGGCAGGCAACACCCTGGG GAGTCGCTGGAGCTCTGGTGTGAAcggaggcagcggaggaggcgGAAGTGGAGGTGGAGCTGGGGGAGGCGGAGCCGGGGGTGGCAGTAGTAGTGGTGGTGGCGGCAGTGGCGGCACTGGtggtggaggcggaggcggtGGCACGTCGGGGAGGTCGTCGACGGCAGCGCGTGATTCCCGCAGACAGACCAGGGTGATCCGTACAGGAAGGGACCGTGGTTCGGGCCTGCTGGGTAGTCAGCCTCAACCGGTCATACCAGCTTCGGTCATCCCTGAAGAACTTATCACTCAG GCCCAGGTAGTCCTTCAGGGCAAGTCCAGAAGTGTGATCATTAGGGAACTCCAGCGGACCAACCTTGATGTCAACCTCGCCGTCAACAACCTGCTGAGCCGGGATGATGAAGACGGAGATGATGGAGACGACACAGCCAGCGAGTCCTATCTGCCTGGAG AGGATCTGATGTCCTTGTTGGATGCAGACATTCACTCCGCCCACCCcagtgtgattattgatgctGATGCAATGTTCTCTGAGGAAATCAGCTACTTTGGCTACCCCTCTTTTAGACGCTCCTCGCTGTCACGCCTGGGATCCTCCAGAG TTCTCCTTCTTCCCTTAGAGCGCGACTCTGAGCTGTTGCGCGAGCGCGAGTCCGTGTTGAGGTTGCGCGAGCGCCGGTGGCTGGATGGGGCCACGTTCGACGCGGAGCGAGGCTCCACCAGCCGCGAGGGCGAGCCCAGCTTGGACAAGAAGAACATTCCGGTCCAGAGCCCTGTCTCCTTGGGAGAGGAGCTCCAGTGGTGGCCTGACAAG GATGGTGTGAAGTTTGTGAGCATCGGTGCCATGTTTTCAGAGTTGGTGGCTGTCAGTTCCAAAGGAGAGCTGTATCAGTGGAAGTGGAGCGACCCTGAACCCTACAGGAATGCTCAG AGTTCTTCCGTTCACCACCCGCGGGTGTCTTTCCTGGGCTTGGCCAATGAGAAGATCACCCTATTGTCTGCCAATAGCATCAGAGCCACTGTAGCCACAGAAACCAACAAG gtggCAACCTGGGTGGACGACACACTGAGCACAGTGGCTTCTAAGCTGGAGCACAGTGCTCAGGCATTCCCTGAGCTGCAGGGGGAACGTATGGTGTCGCTGCACTGCTGCGCGCTCTACACATGTGCTCAGTTGGAGAGTAGCCTCTACTGGTG GGGTGTTGTGCCTTTTAGTCAACGGAAGAAGATGCTTGAAAAGGCCAGAGCCAAGAACAAAAAGCCTAAGTCCAGCGCTGGCATCTCCTCGATACCAAACATCACCGTGGGAACACAG GTGTGCTTGAGGAATAACCCCCTCTACCACGCCGGCGCCGTGGCCTTCTCTGTCAATGCTGGGATTCCCAAAGTGGGCGTCCTGTTGGAGTCCGTCTGGAACATGAACGACAGTTGCCGGTTCCAGCTGCGCTCACCAGAGAGCCTCAAGAACATGGAGAAGACCACGAAGACCCAGGAAATCAA GACGGAGACCAAGCCAGAGCTGGTGAAGACTGAGATgggtcctcctccctccccggcATCTACCTGCAGTGATACCTCCTCCATAGCTAGCAGTGCCTCGCTGCCCTACA AGCGAAGGCGTTCCACCCCAGCTcccaaagaggaggagaaggtgaacGAGGAGCAGTGGCCGCTCAGAGAGGTGGTGTTTGTGGAGGACGTTAAAAATGTTCCTGTGGGAAAG GTACTTAAAGTGGATGGCGCGTATGTAGCTGTGAAGTTTCCAGGGACATCCAGTAGCATGAATAACCAGACCACTGCTGCTCCCACCGACTCTGACCCATCATCCCTGTTGCAGGACTGCAGGCTCTTGAGAATAGATGAGCTACAG gTGGTCAAAACTGGTGGGACTCCTAAAGTTCCCGATTGTTTTCAGCGCACACCTAAAAAGCTTTGTATCCCAGAAAAAGCTGAGATTCTGGCTGTGAATGTTGACTCCAAAG GAGTTCACGCAGTGCTAAAAACCGGTAACTGGGTGAGGTACTGTATCTTTGACCTGGCCACAGGCAAAGCCGAACAGGAGAATAATTTCCCCACCAGCAACTTGGCCTTCCTGGGCCAGAGTGAGCGCAATGTTGCCATTTTTACTGCAGGACAG GAATCTCCCATCATCCTTCGAGATGGAAACGGTACAATCTACCCTATGGCTAAAGATTGCATGGGTGGAATTCGAGATCCTGATTGGTTGGACCTGCCTCCTATAAACAGCCTGGGAATGGGAGTGCACTCTCTTGCCAACCTCCCCTCTAACTctacaattaaaaagaaagctgctattattattatggctGTCGAG AAACAGACTCTGATGCAGCACGTTCTGCGTTGTGACTACGAGGCGTGCCGGCTGTACCTGGTGAACCTTGAGCAGGCTTTCCTGTTGGATCAGGGCGGCCAGACCCTCCGAGCCCTTTTGGATCATCGCTGCGATGGGAACCGCAACATCCTTCACGCGGCCGTCTCTGTGTGCTTCCCTGTTAGCAACAAGGAGaccaaagaggaggaag AAGCTGAAAGGTCGGAGAGAAACACATTTGCAGAGCGTCTATCTGCTGTGGAGGCAATTGCCAACGCCATCTCCGTGGTCTCAAGCAACAGTTCTGGGAATCGGACGGGCTCTTCCAGCAGCAGAGG ACTTCGGCTGAGGGAGATGATGCGGAGGTCTCTGAGAGCTGCAGGTCTCGGTCGTCACGAGTCCGGCCCGTCATCCAGCGACCACCAAGACCCCGTTTCTCCGCCCATTGCCCCACCAAGTTGGGTCCCTGACCCTCCACCCATGGATCCTG ACGGTGACATTGACTTCATTCTAGCCCCAGCTGTGGGTTCACTCACCACCGCCTCCACTGGGACGAGCCAGGGACCCAGCACCTCCACCATCCCAG GGCCGTCCACCGAGCCATCAGTGGTTGAATCTAAAGACAGGAAGGCCAATGCCCACCTGATCCTGAAGCTGATGTGTGACAGTGTTGTTCTGAGGCCACACCTACGGGAGCTACTCTCTGCAAA GGATGCCCGTGGAATGACCCCCTTCATGCTGGCAGTCAGCGGAAGAGCTTACCCGGCAGCCATCACTGTACTGGAGGCTGCTCAGAAAATGTCCAAGG TGGGTGACCCGGGCATTGCAGAGAAGGAAGATGCAGATACTGTGTTCACGGAAATGATTTGCCCCTTGGGTACCAACCCTGATGATTCGCCCCTCTATGTTCTCTGCTGCAACGACACCTGCAGTTTCACTTGGACCGGAGCTGAGCACATTAACCAG GACATCTTTGAGTGCCGGACCTGCGGTCTGCTCGAgtccctctgctgctgcactgAGTGTGCAAGGGTGTGTCACAAAGGACATGACTGCAA GCTGAAGAGGACCTCTCCCACAGCATACTGTGACTGTTGggagaaatgtaaatgtaagacGCTGATCGCCGGCCAGAAGGCCGCCCGTCTGGATCTGCTGTACAGGTTACTCACAACCACCAACCTCGTCACAACACCCAACAGCAG GGGAGAGCATATATTGTTGTTCCTGGTGCAGACTGTTGCCAGGCAGAGTGTTGAGCACTGTCAGTACAGACCACCACGCATCAGAGAGGACAGGAATCGCAAGGCTACAAACGCAGAGG aCTCTGACATGCCAGACCACGATCTAGAACCTCCTCGCTTTGCTCAGCTGGCTCTGGAGAGGGTCCTGCAGGACTGGAATGCACTGAAGTCTATGATCATGTTTGGCTCCCAGGAGAATAAAGACCC ACTTAGTGCCAGCAGCAGAATTGCCCACCTCCTGCCTGAAGAGCAGGTCTACCTGAACCAGCAGAGTGGCACCATTCGCCTGGACTGTTTCACCCACTGCCTCATTGTCAAGTGTGCTCCTGACATCACT TTTATAGACACCTTGCTAGGTACACTAGTAAAGGAGCTGCAGAACAAGTACACTCCTGGCCGGAGAGAAGAGGCAGTCACTGTGACCAGGAGGTTCCTGCGCTCTGTCGCCCGGGTGTTTGTCATCCTCAGCGTGGAGATGGCGTCATCCAAGAAGAAAAA cAACTTCATCCCTCAGCCTATTGGAAAATGTCGGCGTGTTTTCCAAGCACTACATCCCTACGCTGTGGAGGAGCTGTGTAATGTAGCAGAGTCGCTGATTGTGCCTGTGCGAATGGGTATCGCGAGGCCGACTGCTCCGTTCACTTTGGCCAGCACCAGCATAGACGCCGTTCAGGGCAGCGAGGAGCTCTTCTCTGTGGAACCGCTGCCTCCAAGGCCTTCTCCTGACCAGTCCAGCAG CTCCAGTCAGACCGCTGCCTCTTATATCATCAGGAACCCCCAGCCTCGGCGCAGCAGCCAGTCTCAGCCTACCAGAGGAAGAGACGAAGAGCAGGATGACATTGTGTCAGCAGATGTGGAAGAG gttgAAGTTGTAGAAGGAGTAGCCGGTGAGGAAGACCATCATGATGACCAAGAGGAACAGGGAGAGGAAAATGCAGAAGCAGAAGGCCAGCATGACGAGCACGACGAAGATG GAAGCGACATGGAGCTGGATCTTCTGGCAGCGGCTGAAACGGAGAGCGACAGCGAAAGCAACCACAGCAATCAAGATAATGCCAGCGGCCGCAGGAGTGTCGTCACGGCAGCCACAGCTGGCTCAGAAGCAG GCGCCAGCAGTGTTCCGGCCTTCTTTTCAGAAGATGACTCCCAGTCCAATGACTCCAGCGACtcggacagcagcagcagtcagagCGACGACGTCGACCAGGAGACGTTCCTGTTGGATGAGCCGCTGGAAAGGACAACTACCGCCTCTCATGCCAACAGTGCGGCCCAGGCTCCCCGCTCCATGCAGTGGGCTGTTAGAAACACCCCCAGCCAGAGGGCCACAGGGAGCGCTCCCTCCAGCACGTCAACACCTGCTG cgaGCTCTACAGGCCTCATCTACATCGACCCAACTAACCTGCGTCGCTCTAGTGCCATCAGTTCCAGtgcggcggctgcggcggcaGCCCTTGAGGCCAGCAACTCGAGCAGCTATCTGACATCTGCCAGCAGCCTGGCCCGGGCCTACAGCATCGTCATAAGGCAGATCTCGGACCTCATGAGTCTAATTCCCAAGTACAACCAACAGGTCTACACACAATACCCTGCTGCTGTGAAGCTCACCTACCAGGATGCTGTGAACCTGCAA AACTATGTCGAAGAGAAGCTGATTCCAACCTGGAACTGGATGGTGTCGATCATGGACTCCACCGAGGCTCAGTTGCGATACGGCTCTGCTCTGTCATCGGCTGGAGACCCGGGTCACCCGAGTCACCCGCTCCACGCATCTCAGCACTCTGCTCGCAGGGAGCGTATAACAGCCCGGGAGGAGGCCAGCCTGCGCACCCTTGAGGGacgaag GAGAGCGGCTACCTTGCTGACGGCTCGTCAGGGCATGATGTCGGCGCGGGGCGACTTCCTGAACTACGCGTTGTCCCTCATGCGTTCCCACAACGATGAGCACTCCGATGTGCTGCCCGTGCTGGACGTGTGCTCCCTGAAACACGTGGCCTACGTTTTCCAGGCTCTTATCTACTGGATTAAAGCCATGAACCAGCAGACCACGCTAGACACCCCCCAGATGGACAGGAAGAG GAATCGAGAGATTTTGGAGCTGGGTTTGGACAATGAGGATTCTGAACATGAGAACGACGATGACACCAATCAGA GTTCAACTCTCCAGGACAAGGATGAGGATCCAGTCCCAGCTGAGACGGGTCAGAACCACCCCTTCTTCCGTCGCTCTGACTCCATGACCTTCCTGGGCTGCATCCCACCCAACCCTTTCGATGTTCCCCTGGCTGAGGCCATCCCACTGGCAGACCAGCCTCATCTCCTACAG CCTAATGCCAGGAAGGAGGATCTGTTCGGTCGGCCCTCTCAGGGCTTGTACTCGTCCTCCTACATGGCTACCAAAGGCCTGGCTGACTCAAGCATGGACAGGAACTGCCTGGAG ATCCTGCCCACAAAGATGTCTTACTCAGCCAACCTGAAGAATGTTATGAGTATGGAAACCGGCCAGCGGAGCACTGGGAACGATTCACTGGCCGAGCAGGCGCTCGAGGCTTCAAAACCGGGCCCTTCACCCCATGACCTCGCTGCCCAGCTGAAAAGCAGCCTACTTGCTGAGATTGGCCTCACTGAAAGTGATGGACCCCCCCTCTCAACATTCAG ACCTCACTGTAGTTTCATGGGGATGATGATATCACATGACATGCTGCTCGGCCGCTGGCGTCTGTCACTGGAGCTGTTTGGTCGCGTGTTCATGGAGGACGTCGGAGCCGAACCCGGAtcg ATCCTCACAGAACTAGGTGGCTTTGAGGTAAAGGAATCCAAGTTCCGTCGGGAGATGGAGAAGCTGAGGAACCTGCAGTCCCGTGACCTGGCCCTGGAGGTGGACCGCGATCGGGACCAGCTGATACAGCAGACCATGCGTCAGCTCAACACCCACTTTGGCAGGCGCTGCGCAACCACACCCATGGCTGTGCACAGAGTGAAGGTCACCTTCAAAGATGAGCCGGGGGAAGGCAGCGGTGTGGCCCGCagcttctacacggccatcgcCTTGGCCCTCCTCTCTAACGACAAGCTGCCCAATCTGGACTGTGTTCAGAGTGTCAGCAAGGGCATGCAGGCCAGCA ATCTGATGCAGCGCTTAAGAAACAGAGACCGGGAAAGGGAGCGGAGAAGCGGGGGGCTTCGAGCGGGATCTCGTCGAGACAGAGACAGGTATTCTCCCCTTTTttaccaaaaatgtttttgttgttctagACTGAGACCTATGTTTGTGTTGCACAGAGACTCGAGGAGGCAGCTGTCCATAGACACTCGGCCTTTCAGGCCCTCGTCTGAGGGAAACCCCAGTGATGAGCCTGACCCCCTGCCTGCACACAGACAGGCCCTGGGTGAAAGGCTCTACCCACGCGTTCACGCCATGCAACCA gcgTTTGCCAGTAAAATCACTGGCATGTTGCTGGAGCTGTCCCccgcccagctgctgctgctgctcgctaGTGAGGACTCTCTCCGAGCCAGGGTGGAGGAGGCCATGGAGCTTCTCATTGCACATGGAAG GGAAAATGGAGCCGACAGCATATTGGACTTGGGTCTTTTGGAGGCTCCAGAGAAAGCACAA CAGGAAAACCGTAAGCGTCATGGTTCAACGCGCAGTGTGGTTGACATGGAGCTGGATGACCCAGACGATGGGGACGACAACGCCCCTCTCTTCTACCAGCCTGGCAAAAGAGGTTTTTACTCCCCTCGGCCCGGGAAGAACACGGAAGCCCGGTTGAACTGCTTCCGTAACATTGGCAG AATATTGGGCTTATGTCTGCTTCAAAATGAACTCTGTCCAATCACATTGAACAGACATGTCATCAAAGTGCTGCTTGGGAGGAAG GTGAACTGGCATGACTTTGCATTCTTTGACCCGGTCATGTATGAGAGCCTGCGGCAGCTGATCCGCCATTCTCAGGCCGGCGAAGCAGATGCAGTGTTTGCTGCTATGGACCTCGCCTTTGCCATTGACCTCTGCAAAGAGGAAGGAGCTGGACAG GTGGAGCTTCTGTCCGGTGGGGTCAACATGCCAGTGACCCCTCTGAACGTGTACGAGTACGTGAGGAAGTATGCCGAGCACAGAATGCTGGTTGTGGCCGAGCAGCCTCTTCAT GCAATGAGGAAGGGTTTGCTGGATGTACTTCCCAAAAACGCCCTGGAGGACCTGACTGCAGAGGACTTCCGGCTGCTGGTAAACGGCTGTGGAGAAGTCAATGTCCAGATGCTCATTAGCTTCACCTCCTTCAATGATGAATCTG GGGAAAATGCAGACAAACTACTGCAGTTTAAACGCTGGTTTTGGTCCATAGTGGAAAAGATGAGCATGACTGAGAGGCAAGATTTG GTATACTTCTGGACCTCCAGCCCGTCCCTGCCAGCCAGCGAGGAGGGCTTCCAGCCAATGCCCTCCATCACCATCCGGCCTCCAGACGACCAGCACCTCCCCACAGCCAACACCTGCATCTCACGTCTCTACGTGCCACTATATTCTTCAAAACAGATACTCAAACAGAAACTCCTGCTAGCCATTAAGACCAAAAACTTTGGTTTTGTGTAG